A single genomic interval of Solimonas sp. K1W22B-7 harbors:
- a CDS encoding cation diffusion facilitator family transporter, producing MPHDHPPKSAPHGHQHGAHDHQHGDHHGHAHGHDRGHGHKHDHGDHSHDHGGPGHSHDRPQGSERQLLIAFILTAGFMFAEVIGGLISGSLALIADAGHMLTDAASLALALFALRISRRPSDQRRSYGYGRMQVLAAFVNGISLVALVTWIAVEAALRLFKPVPVLAGPMLAIAVLGLLVNLAAFWILHRGERGNLNVDGAMAHVLGDLLGSAAAIVAALVIMATGWTPVDPLLSVLVAGLILRTALRITRESGHILLQGAPTELDPTQLEREVRAAVPGVAGVHHVHLWSLTPDERIITLHAVLGPDADGDQVTAAIANFLRSSRGIGHVTVQIERQPCAEPEHRCAG from the coding sequence ATGCCGCACGATCACCCGCCCAAGTCCGCCCCTCACGGCCACCAGCACGGCGCCCATGACCACCAACACGGTGACCACCATGGCCACGCGCACGGGCATGACCGTGGGCACGGCCACAAGCACGATCACGGGGATCACAGCCACGACCACGGCGGCCCCGGCCACTCTCACGACCGTCCCCAGGGCAGCGAACGCCAGCTGCTGATCGCCTTCATCCTCACCGCCGGCTTCATGTTCGCCGAGGTCATCGGCGGCCTGATCTCCGGCTCGCTGGCGCTGATCGCCGACGCCGGCCACATGCTGACCGACGCCGCCTCCCTGGCCCTGGCCCTGTTCGCCCTGCGCATCAGCCGCCGCCCCTCCGACCAGCGCCGCAGCTACGGCTACGGCCGCATGCAGGTGCTGGCCGCCTTCGTCAACGGCATTTCGCTGGTGGCCCTTGTGACCTGGATCGCGGTGGAAGCGGCCCTGCGCCTGTTCAAGCCGGTGCCGGTGCTGGCCGGACCCATGCTGGCCATCGCGGTGCTGGGCCTGCTGGTCAACCTGGCGGCGTTCTGGATCCTGCACCGCGGCGAGCGCGGCAACCTCAATGTCGATGGCGCCATGGCCCATGTCCTGGGCGACCTGCTGGGCTCGGCGGCGGCCATCGTCGCGGCCCTGGTGATCATGGCGACCGGCTGGACCCCGGTGGACCCGCTGCTGTCGGTGCTGGTCGCCGGCCTGATCCTGCGCACCGCACTGCGCATCACCCGGGAATCGGGGCATATCCTGCTGCAGGGCGCCCCTACGGAACTGGACCCCACGCAACTGGAGCGCGAGGTGCGCGCCGCCGTCCCCGGGGTTGCCGGCGTCCACCACGTCCACCTGTGGTCCCTGACCCCGGATGAACGCATCATCACCCTGCACGCCGTGCTCGGGCCGGACGCCGACGGCGACCAGGTGACCGCGGCGATCGCCAATTTCCTGCGCAGCAGCAGGGGGATAGGTCATGTGACCGTGCAGATCGAGCGGCAGCCCTGCGCCGAACCGGAGCACCGCTGCGCCGGCTGA
- a CDS encoding phosphoenolpyruvate carboxykinase (ATP), protein MTFQADLEKLFGLKNVSYKYNLTKPELFHEAIANDRGRVRRGGPSNEQKAFPTQLGLNGPLVYYTDPDCTGRRTKDTYAVKWPEIADEIWFKADLNPYDSEKYEALLKRVVAHLNEKQGTLYVKDLFMGSDADFAVPYRFVGEYATHAMFCHNMFPKDLQGVKDVDARRWTMLNVPSFVCEPERDGSRAEAAVIIDTRNKICLVAGRADYCGVNKKTIFTVGNYLLPKEGRLSMHCSANVGKNNDAAILFGLSGTGKTTLSADASRRLIGDDETIWSDNGLCNLEDGCYAKLIDLDKQNEPVIAQALSKAGTIIENVPPLPGKTMEECHPDELDLFDGSIAENTRFSYPLDANPNVMPNGQGPHPKTIVLLTADAFGVLPPISILEPKDVMYHFVSGFTARVAGTEVGVTEPQPTFSACFGGPFMAQKPNVYAKLLAEKMEQHQARCILLNTGWSGGPHGVGKRMSLKVTRALLNAALNGELDGVETEVQPTLNLKMPKSCPGVDSNILNPRNTWADKDAYDATATKLRDMFRDNFKKKGFAAFGIEERI, encoded by the coding sequence ATGACCTTTCAGGCCGATCTCGAGAAGCTCTTCGGACTCAAAAACGTCAGTTACAAGTACAACCTGACCAAGCCGGAGCTGTTTCACGAAGCCATCGCCAACGACCGCGGCCGCGTCCGCCGTGGTGGTCCCAGCAATGAGCAGAAAGCTTTCCCGACCCAGCTGGGCTTGAATGGTCCGCTGGTCTATTACACCGACCCGGACTGCACCGGCCGCCGCACCAAGGACACCTACGCGGTGAAATGGCCGGAGATCGCCGACGAGATCTGGTTCAAGGCCGACCTCAACCCCTACGATTCCGAGAAGTACGAGGCGCTGCTCAAGCGCGTCGTCGCCCATCTGAACGAGAAGCAGGGCACGCTGTACGTGAAGGACCTGTTCATGGGTTCCGACGCGGACTTCGCCGTGCCTTACCGCTTCGTCGGCGAGTACGCCACGCATGCGATGTTCTGCCACAACATGTTCCCCAAGGACCTGCAGGGCGTGAAGGATGTCGACGCCCGCCGCTGGACCATGCTGAACGTGCCCAGCTTCGTCTGCGAGCCCGAGCGTGACGGCAGCCGCGCCGAAGCCGCGGTGATCATCGACACGCGCAACAAGATCTGCCTGGTGGCCGGCCGCGCCGACTACTGCGGCGTCAACAAGAAGACCATCTTCACGGTCGGCAACTACCTGCTGCCCAAGGAAGGCCGCCTGTCGATGCACTGCTCGGCCAACGTCGGCAAGAACAACGACGCGGCGATCCTGTTCGGCCTCTCCGGCACGGGCAAGACCACGCTGTCGGCCGACGCAAGCCGCCGCCTGATCGGCGACGACGAGACGATCTGGTCCGACAACGGCCTGTGCAACCTGGAAGACGGCTGCTACGCCAAGCTGATCGACCTGGACAAGCAGAACGAGCCGGTCATCGCCCAGGCGCTGAGCAAGGCCGGCACCATCATCGAGAACGTGCCGCCGCTGCCGGGCAAGACGATGGAAGAGTGCCACCCGGACGAGCTGGACCTGTTCGACGGCTCGATCGCCGAGAACACCCGCTTCTCCTACCCGCTCGACGCCAACCCCAACGTCATGCCCAACGGCCAGGGTCCGCATCCGAAGACCATCGTGCTGCTGACCGCCGATGCCTTCGGCGTGCTGCCGCCGATCTCGATCCTGGAGCCCAAGGACGTCATGTACCACTTCGTCTCGGGCTTCACCGCCCGCGTCGCCGGTACGGAAGTGGGCGTGACCGAGCCGCAGCCGACCTTCTCGGCCTGCTTCGGCGGCCCCTTCATGGCGCAGAAGCCCAATGTCTACGCCAAGCTGCTGGCCGAGAAGATGGAGCAGCACCAGGCACGCTGCATCCTGCTGAACACCGGCTGGAGCGGCGGCCCGCACGGCGTCGGCAAGCGCATGTCGCTGAAGGTGACCCGCGCCCTGCTCAATGCCGCCCTCAACGGCGAGCTGGACGGCGTCGAGACCGAGGTCCAGCCGACGCTGAACCTGAAGATGCCCAAGTCCTGCCCGGGCGTGGACAGCAACATCCTGAACCCGCGCAACACCTGGGCCGACAAGGATGCCTACGACGCCACCGCCACCAAGCTGCGCGACATGT
- a CDS encoding response regulator, translating to MARVLIVDDSPTDVQNLRAILQKAGHTVIEASSGHDVLDRVKLERPDIVIMDVVMPGVNGFQATRTLSKDAATGHIPIIVVSSKSQETDRVWALRQGAKEYMVKPVKEPDLLGKITALLGG from the coding sequence ATGGCGCGAGTGTTGATCGTTGACGATTCCCCTACGGACGTGCAGAACCTCAGGGCCATCCTGCAGAAGGCCGGCCATACGGTGATCGAAGCCTCCAGTGGCCACGACGTGCTGGATCGCGTCAAGCTGGAGCGTCCCGACATCGTCATCATGGACGTGGTCATGCCCGGGGTGAACGGCTTCCAGGCCACCCGCACGCTGAGCAAGGATGCGGCCACCGGCCATATCCCCATCATCGTGGTGAGCAGCAAGAGCCAGGAAACGGATCGCGTCTGGGCCCTGCGCCAGGGCGCCAAGGAATACATGGTCAAGCCGGTCAAGGAACCCGACCTGCTCGGCAAGATCACTGCACTGCTCGGCGGCTGA
- a CDS encoding dihydroorotase, which translates to MSLLITGARVLDPASGHDGIAEVGIRDGRIDHLGSGAPAGAYDETLDASGLWLMPGVLDLAARFREPGQSHKASFRSEIPAALAAGITGIVLPPDTSPAIDSPAIVNRIHRSASAAGPLNVHVLGALTKGLAGEALSEMGALKQAGCVGLGNALAPLANSLFARRALEYANGLGLTVHVFAQDAALSNGGCVHEGPVGTRLGLAPIPAAAEVAALRFWISLVEDTGASIHVGRLSTARGAGLVESAQRRGLPVTADVAIHQLFLTDEDVDGFNAQCHVIPPLRSAEDRDALRQAVKRGVIGTICSDHQPHEIDAKTNPFPQTEPGISGLESLLPLALRYAAEAGVPPLDIVARLSSGPAAVIDTDTGSVATGHTADILLVDPQARWRLQAAALLSAGRNTPFDGSEMHGRVVRTLVRGQTVFSA; encoded by the coding sequence ATGAGCCTGCTGATCACCGGCGCGCGCGTGCTCGACCCGGCCTCCGGCCACGACGGCATCGCCGAGGTCGGCATCCGCGACGGCCGCATCGATCACCTCGGCAGCGGCGCGCCCGCCGGCGCCTACGACGAAACCCTGGACGCCAGCGGCCTGTGGCTGATGCCCGGCGTGCTGGACCTGGCGGCGCGCTTCCGCGAGCCCGGCCAGAGCCACAAGGCCAGCTTCCGCAGCGAGATTCCGGCGGCCCTGGCGGCCGGAATCACCGGTATCGTGCTGCCGCCCGACACCAGCCCGGCGATCGACTCGCCGGCCATCGTCAACCGCATCCACCGCAGCGCCAGCGCCGCCGGCCCGCTCAATGTCCACGTGCTGGGCGCCCTGACCAAGGGCCTGGCCGGTGAAGCCCTGAGCGAAATGGGCGCCCTCAAGCAGGCCGGCTGTGTCGGCCTGGGCAACGCCCTGGCGCCGCTGGCCAATTCGCTGTTCGCGCGCCGCGCCCTGGAGTACGCCAACGGCCTGGGCCTGACGGTGCATGTGTTCGCGCAGGATGCCGCCCTGTCCAACGGCGGCTGCGTCCACGAGGGCCCGGTGGGCACCCGCCTGGGCCTGGCGCCGATCCCGGCCGCCGCCGAGGTCGCCGCCCTGCGCTTCTGGATCTCGCTGGTGGAAGACACCGGCGCCAGCATCCATGTGGGACGCCTGTCCACCGCCCGTGGTGCCGGCCTGGTCGAGTCGGCCCAGCGCCGCGGCCTGCCGGTGACGGCCGACGTGGCGATTCACCAGCTGTTCCTCACCGACGAGGACGTCGACGGCTTCAACGCCCAGTGCCACGTGATCCCGCCGCTGCGTTCGGCCGAGGATCGCGACGCGCTGCGCCAGGCGGTGAAGCGCGGCGTGATCGGCACGATCTGCTCCGACCACCAGCCGCACGAGATCGACGCCAAGACCAACCCCTTCCCGCAGACCGAGCCGGGCATCTCCGGGCTGGAAAGCCTGCTGCCCCTGGCGCTGCGCTACGCCGCCGAAGCCGGCGTGCCACCCCTGGATATCGTCGCCCGCCTCAGCAGCGGTCCCGCCGCCGTGATCGACACCGACACCGGCAGCGTCGCGACCGGCCACACGGCAGACATCTTGCTGGTGGATCCGCAGGCACGCTGGCGCTTGCAGGCGGCGGCGCTGCTCAGCGCGGGGCGCAACACGCCCTTCGACGGCAGCGAAATGCATGGCCGCGTGGTACGCACGCTGGTCCGGGGACAGACCGTTTTCTCCGCCTGA
- the ruvX gene encoding Holliday junction resolvase RuvX, which produces MTSVYLAFDYGSKRIGVAVGDSLTCSARPLPALPGADWTAIGRLVAEWRPAALIVGLPLDEDGSEQAITGPARKFAAELQRQLKLPVHQADERYSSRAADDALREARSSGRMQRRVRKGDRDGQAARVILEQWLQENG; this is translated from the coding sequence GTGACCTCGGTCTACCTGGCCTTCGACTACGGGTCCAAGCGCATCGGGGTCGCCGTCGGCGACAGCCTGACCTGCAGCGCCCGCCCCCTGCCCGCCCTGCCCGGGGCGGACTGGACGGCGATCGGCCGCCTGGTCGCCGAATGGCGACCCGCCGCCCTGATCGTGGGCCTGCCGCTGGACGAGGACGGTTCCGAACAGGCCATCACCGGCCCGGCCCGCAAGTTTGCCGCCGAGCTGCAACGGCAGCTGAAACTGCCGGTACACCAGGCCGACGAGCGCTATTCCTCGCGTGCCGCCGACGACGCCCTGCGCGAGGCCCGCTCCAGCGGCCGCATGCAGCGCCGGGTGCGCAAGGGCGACCGCGACGGCCAGGCGGCGCGCGTGATCCTCGAGCAATGGCTCCAGGAAAACGGCTGA
- a CDS encoding aspartate carbamoyltransferase catalytic subunit codes for MNPNLQLTPDGRLRHLLTLEGLEPALLRQILDKAEELEAATQGPEKKLGLLRGRTVINLFFEASTRTRTTFELAAQRLSADVLNLQVSASSTSKGETLLDTLKTLEAMQADMFVIRHEASGAAHFFAEHAAPGVAILNAGDGRHAHPTQGLLDLYTIRKHKGDFRQLTVAIVGDILHSRVARSDIHGLRTLGAREIRVVAPPTLIPAGIEEMGVKVYHSLAAGLDGADVVMLLRLQKERMLGAFLPSLGEFHRDFGLTRERLRHLKPDAIIMHPGPINRGVEIEGDLAYGERSLILQQVQYGISVRMAVMALILGGEA; via the coding sequence ATGAACCCAAATCTCCAACTCACCCCCGACGGCAGGCTGCGGCACCTGCTGACGCTGGAAGGTCTCGAACCGGCCCTGCTGCGGCAGATCCTGGACAAGGCGGAGGAGCTGGAAGCCGCCACCCAGGGGCCCGAGAAGAAACTCGGCCTGCTGCGCGGCCGTACCGTCATCAACCTGTTCTTCGAGGCCAGCACCCGCACCCGCACGACTTTCGAACTGGCGGCCCAGCGCCTGTCGGCCGACGTGCTGAACCTGCAGGTCTCGGCGTCCTCGACCTCCAAGGGCGAGACCCTGCTGGACACGCTCAAGACGCTGGAGGCGATGCAGGCGGACATGTTCGTGATCCGCCACGAGGCCAGCGGCGCGGCGCATTTCTTCGCCGAGCACGCCGCCCCGGGGGTCGCGATCCTCAACGCCGGCGACGGCCGCCACGCGCACCCGACGCAGGGCCTGCTGGACCTCTACACGATCCGCAAGCACAAGGGCGACTTCCGCCAGCTCACGGTCGCGATCGTCGGCGACATCCTCCATTCCCGTGTCGCGCGCTCCGACATCCACGGCCTGCGCACGCTGGGCGCCAGGGAAATCCGCGTGGTGGCGCCGCCGACCCTGATCCCGGCCGGCATCGAGGAGATGGGCGTCAAGGTCTACCACTCGCTGGCCGCCGGCCTCGACGGCGCCGACGTGGTCATGCTGCTGCGCCTGCAGAAGGAACGCATGCTCGGCGCCTTCCTGCCCTCGCTGGGCGAATTCCACCGCGACTTCGGCCTGACCCGCGAGCGCCTGCGCCACCTCAAGCCCGACGCGATCATCATGCACCCGGGCCCGATCAACCGCGGTGTCGAGATCGAGGGCGACCTGGCCTACGGCGAGCGCAGCCTGATCCTGCAGCAGGTGCAGTACGGCATCTCGGTGCGCATGGCGGTCATGGCATTGATTCTTGGAGGCGAAGCATGA
- a CDS encoding methyl-accepting chemotaxis protein: MAEDKSQAKGLTGSSRELVLLIAAAVLMAGAMGGFVYTQSTESQDEEWVTLARSIPTDVNEVAQIGEEAARGVAPDFQTLSARADDLGTVINGLAVGDEEAGIASAPAIVQGEVKAVAESWKKMKGTVDAVLQGEVPYKRVASHVSIIAEAIHTSEDPTQDKGIYALYAEMAERLGSRGASSAQIYTAAGQLNRLERIASTAQRVLSQGRDAKVAADALQHEVDEFLRNNALLGDAAARSAAERFEPLNESSKAINVDAEAINKMQLASGQIKGAAADVIATSGALEQRLIDTRVKEVLLPILIGLAGVVALLLIFGAAALGFLNVRSRIKFADDRDARQQQAILGLLDEITNLADGDLTVDVTVTEDFTGAIADSINYTVQNMRNLVGTINSTSVEIAASAGNTQQTAMRMTDASERQAREINAVTSTIASTAQSMQQVSARADQLALQAQQSVQVAHNGAQTVGRTIQGMAALREQIQDTSKRIKRLGESSQEIGNIIEFINDIAEQTNTLALNASIQAAMAGEAGRGFAVVADEVQRLAERAATATRQIENLVKTIQADTNEAIISMERSTQNVVVGAKSAEEAGQSLTRIESSSQELAKLITEISSSARNQSGAATKIAGTMQVIRDIAMQTSGSASQTAQAVGELNTLSEKLRESVSGFKLPDETGLVP; encoded by the coding sequence ATGGCCGAAGATAAAAGTCAGGCCAAGGGCCTGACCGGTAGCAGTCGCGAACTGGTACTGCTGATTGCCGCCGCGGTGCTGATGGCGGGTGCGATGGGTGGCTTCGTGTACACCCAGTCGACGGAATCGCAGGACGAGGAATGGGTCACGCTGGCCCGGTCCATCCCCACCGATGTCAACGAAGTCGCGCAGATCGGCGAGGAAGCCGCGCGTGGCGTAGCCCCGGATTTCCAGACCCTGTCGGCCCGCGCCGACGACCTGGGCACCGTCATCAACGGCCTGGCCGTCGGTGACGAAGAGGCTGGCATCGCCTCGGCCCCCGCGATCGTGCAGGGCGAGGTCAAGGCAGTCGCCGAGTCCTGGAAGAAGATGAAGGGTACCGTCGACGCGGTGCTGCAGGGCGAAGTGCCCTACAAGCGCGTCGCCAGCCACGTTTCGATCATCGCCGAGGCCATCCACACCTCCGAAGACCCGACGCAGGACAAGGGCATCTACGCGCTCTATGCCGAGATGGCCGAGCGCCTGGGCTCGCGTGGCGCCTCGTCGGCGCAGATCTACACCGCCGCCGGCCAGCTCAACCGCCTGGAACGCATCGCCTCCACCGCGCAGCGCGTGCTGTCGCAGGGCCGCGACGCCAAGGTCGCTGCCGATGCGCTGCAGCACGAGGTCGACGAGTTCCTGCGCAACAACGCCCTGCTGGGCGATGCCGCCGCACGCAGCGCCGCCGAGCGCTTCGAGCCGCTCAACGAGTCCAGCAAGGCGATCAACGTCGATGCCGAGGCGATCAACAAGATGCAGCTGGCCTCCGGCCAGATCAAGGGTGCCGCCGCCGACGTGATCGCCACCTCGGGCGCGCTGGAACAGCGCCTGATCGACACCCGCGTCAAGGAAGTGCTGCTGCCGATCCTGATCGGCCTGGCCGGCGTCGTCGCCCTGCTGCTGATCTTCGGTGCCGCGGCACTGGGCTTCCTCAACGTGCGCAGCCGCATCAAGTTCGCCGACGATCGCGACGCGCGCCAGCAGCAGGCCATTCTGGGACTGCTGGACGAAATCACCAACCTCGCCGACGGCGACCTCACGGTGGACGTGACGGTGACCGAGGACTTCACCGGCGCGATCGCGGACTCGATCAACTACACCGTCCAGAACATGCGTAACCTGGTCGGCACGATCAACAGCACCTCGGTGGAGATCGCGGCCTCGGCCGGCAACACCCAGCAGACCGCGATGCGCATGACCGATGCCTCGGAGCGCCAGGCCCGCGAGATCAACGCGGTGACCAGCACGATCGCCTCCACCGCCCAGTCCATGCAGCAGGTGTCCGCGCGAGCCGACCAGCTGGCGCTGCAGGCACAGCAGTCGGTGCAGGTGGCCCACAACGGCGCCCAGACCGTGGGTCGCACGATCCAGGGCATGGCCGCGCTGCGCGAGCAGATCCAGGACACCTCCAAGCGCATCAAGCGCCTGGGCGAATCGTCGCAGGAAATCGGCAACATCATCGAGTTCATCAACGACATCGCCGAACAGACCAACACGCTGGCGCTGAACGCATCGATCCAGGCCGCCATGGCCGGCGAAGCGGGCCGCGGCTTCGCGGTGGTCGCCGACGAAGTCCAGCGACTCGCCGAACGCGCCGCTACCGCGACGCGCCAGATCGAAAACCTGGTCAAGACGATTCAGGCCGATACCAACGAAGCCATCATCTCGATGGAGCGCTCCACGCAGAACGTGGTGGTCGGCGCCAAGAGTGCCGAAGAAGCGGGCCAGTCGCTGACCCGAATCGAAAGCTCCTCGCAGGAACTGGCCAAGCTGATCACCGAGATCTCCTCCTCCGCCCGCAACCAGTCCGGCGCCGCGACCAAGATCGCCGGCACCATGCAGGTCATCCGGGACATCGCCATGCAGACCTCCGGCTCCGCCAGCCAGACGGCGCAAGCGGTCGGCGAGTTGAACACGCTGTCGGAAAAGCTGCGCGAGTCGGTGTCGGGCTTCAAGCTGCCGGACGAGACGGGACTGGTGCCGTAA
- a CDS encoding YqgE/AlgH family protein, producing MDESQLKNQFLIAMPSMEDENFSHTVSLLCEHNDNGAIGLVINRPTDLKLTEMMEQMGLEHEALNDEQIVYWGGPVQPERGFVVHRTPGGWESCLQVDTDLFITTSRDILKAIGKGEGPQDYFVVLGYAGWGEGQLEKEILHNAWLNTDVSQQILFETPARDRWQAATRLLGVEVTQLAGNAGHA from the coding sequence ATGGACGAGTCCCAGTTGAAGAACCAGTTCCTGATCGCCATGCCCAGCATGGAGGACGAGAATTTCAGCCATACCGTGTCCCTGCTCTGCGAGCACAACGACAACGGCGCCATCGGCCTGGTGATCAACCGCCCCACCGACCTGAAACTCACCGAGATGATGGAGCAGATGGGCCTGGAGCACGAGGCGCTCAACGACGAGCAGATCGTCTACTGGGGCGGTCCGGTGCAACCCGAACGCGGCTTCGTGGTGCACCGCACCCCGGGCGGCTGGGAATCCTGCCTGCAGGTCGATACCGACCTGTTCATCACCACCTCGCGCGACATCCTCAAGGCCATCGGCAAGGGCGAGGGTCCGCAGGACTATTTCGTGGTGCTCGGCTACGCCGGATGGGGCGAGGGGCAGCTGGAGAAGGAAATCCTGCACAACGCCTGGCTCAACACCGACGTCAGCCAGCAGATCCTGTTCGAAACCCCCGCCCGCGACCGCTGGCAGGCCGCCACCCGCCTGCTGGGCGTGGAAGTGACCCAGCTCGCCGGCAACGCCGGCCACGCGTGA